The following are from one region of the Terriglobia bacterium genome:
- a CDS encoding alkaline phosphatase family protein, with protein sequence MRCKITPLFLLVFLAVMVGCGGVNHVGGPPTPTPSTTAIPAADHVFLVVLENHAAAQVIGNSSMPFLNSLATAHSHAANYFANTHPSIGNYFMLTTGNVETNDDSFPGAISSDNVAQALTSAGKTWKAYMQSLPSPGYTGGDVYPYFKHHNPFAYMQSVLGSQTANLVPVTQLSADAAAGTLPSFAFIAPNAENDAHDCPSGGPLCTDDAKLSAADSWLSNNIGPLINSPALANSVFIIVFDESLAIDVINGGGNVAWVIAGSHVKTGFKSTRFYQHQSTLRLVLDLLRVTDHPGNSATAATMEEFFQ encoded by the coding sequence ATGCGCTGCAAAATTACACCTCTTTTCCTCTTGGTTTTTCTTGCGGTAATGGTTGGATGCGGAGGTGTAAACCACGTAGGCGGCCCACCCACACCCACGCCCAGCACGACGGCCATCCCTGCGGCAGACCATGTTTTTCTGGTTGTGCTGGAGAACCACGCAGCTGCCCAGGTGATCGGCAATTCATCAATGCCGTTCCTGAATTCTTTGGCCACAGCGCATTCGCATGCGGCAAATTATTTTGCCAACACGCATCCTTCAATCGGCAATTACTTCATGCTGACCACGGGAAATGTTGAGACCAACGACGATTCCTTTCCCGGCGCCATTAGCTCAGACAATGTTGCACAAGCTCTGACCAGCGCGGGCAAGACCTGGAAGGCCTACATGCAGAGCCTGCCTTCACCCGGCTATACCGGTGGTGACGTATATCCCTATTTCAAGCACCACAATCCATTTGCGTACATGCAGAGCGTCCTGGGATCCCAGACCGCTAACCTTGTTCCTGTCACCCAGCTTTCAGCAGACGCCGCTGCGGGCACGCTTCCAAGTTTTGCTTTCATCGCGCCCAACGCGGAAAACGACGCACATGATTGCCCAAGCGGTGGCCCGCTTTGTACCGATGATGCGAAGCTTTCCGCCGCCGATAGCTGGCTCAGCAACAACATCGGCCCTTTGATCAATTCACCCGCTCTGGCTAACAGCGTGTTCATTATTGTCTTTGATGAATCGCTGGCCATTGACGTGATCAATGGCGGCGGCAACGTGGCCTGGGTAATAGCGGGTTCGCATGTAAAAACGGGCTTTAAGTCCACCAGGTTCTATCAACACCAAAGCACTTTGCGGCTGGTCCTGGATCTTTTGCGCGTAACGGACCATCCCGGCAATTCGGCCACGGCGGCCACGATGGAGGAATTCTTCCAGTAA
- a CDS encoding transglycosylase SLT domain-containing protein encodes MAERAWADSLQLFIHLARKTADFAVVKPIRNRSSFHCAPAEYRVDPVVIGGIGSRESRWGLINRSPGPAGTGDFGPRRFPTAFRTGALPPDGGGYGRGLMQIDFDAFPFARNGNWQDPEANINTGCSVLKSNLDLLGRKTSLTGRDLLQAAIAAYNCGAGNVLTAISESHDVDFFTTGRNYSKDVLNRAGFFQNAGWDSQS; translated from the coding sequence GTGGCCGAGCGTGCGTGGGCGGACTCGTTGCAACTTTTCATTCATCTCGCGCGAAAGACCGCTGACTTTGCCGTAGTCAAACCAATCAGGAATCGGTCTTCATTTCATTGTGCGCCAGCAGAATACCGTGTCGATCCGGTTGTGATCGGCGGTATTGGTTCGCGTGAATCAAGGTGGGGCCTTATCAATCGCTCACCCGGGCCGGCGGGCACGGGAGACTTTGGGCCGCGCAGGTTTCCTACCGCATTCCGGACAGGCGCATTACCACCCGACGGGGGAGGATATGGCCGCGGGTTGATGCAGATTGATTTTGATGCTTTTCCCTTTGCCCGCAACGGCAACTGGCAAGACCCTGAAGCCAATATCAATACTGGCTGTAGCGTGTTGAAATCAAATCTGGATCTGCTGGGAAGAAAAACGTCCCTTACCGGGCGCGACCTGCTTCAGGCAGCGATTGCTGCTTATAACTGCGGCGCAGGAAACGTTCTCACCGCGATAAGTGAAAGCCATGACGTGGATTTTTTCACCACCGGTAGGAACTACTCAAAGGATGTTCTGAACCGCGCCGGATTTTTCCAGAATGCGGGATGGGATTCGCAGTCGTAG
- a CDS encoding acyl-CoA carboxylase subunit beta, whose translation MDLEQKIEELKRRDSLAEAGGGKERQERQHKEGKMSARERIEFLLDEGTFEEFDKMVTHSCTDFGMEQNKVYGDGFVTGYGRIEGRLVFVFAQDFTVFGGSLSAANAGKIVKIMDTAMKVGAPVIGLNDSGGARIQEGVMSLAGYADIFLRNTLASGVIPQISAIMGPCAGGAVYSPAITDFILMVDKTSYMFVTGPDVIKTVTHEEVTKDELGGAGTHNETSGVAHFMAHDDAECLSMVRELFGFIPSNNLDDPPRRECTDPIDRADSELQTVVPVESSQPYDMKDVITRVVDDGYFFEVHEHYAKNIVVGFARLNGRSVGIVANQPAFLAGVLDINASVKGARFVRFCDAFNIPLITFEDVPGFLPGTQQEYGGIIRHGAKLLFAFAEATVPKITIITRKAYGGAYCVMSSKHIRTDVNYAWPTAEIAVMGAEGAVNIVYKRELERAALSAKSEKEKAEVIARARNEKIEEFRDRFASPYVAAERGYIDAVIRPQETRKKLIDALEMLQNKRDKNPPKKHANIPL comes from the coding sequence ATGGACCTGGAACAGAAGATTGAAGAGCTTAAGCGCCGTGATTCGCTGGCTGAAGCCGGGGGCGGCAAGGAACGACAGGAGCGCCAGCACAAAGAAGGCAAGATGTCCGCGCGTGAGCGCATTGAATTCCTGCTGGATGAAGGCACCTTTGAGGAATTCGACAAGATGGTCACGCACAGCTGCACGGACTTTGGCATGGAGCAGAACAAAGTGTATGGTGACGGCTTTGTTACCGGCTATGGCCGCATTGAAGGCCGGCTGGTATTTGTTTTTGCCCAGGATTTCACCGTGTTCGGCGGATCGCTTTCAGCGGCCAATGCCGGCAAGATCGTAAAGATCATGGACACCGCGATGAAGGTTGGCGCGCCGGTGATCGGGCTGAATGATTCCGGCGGCGCGCGCATTCAGGAAGGTGTGATGTCTCTGGCCGGCTATGCCGATATTTTTCTGCGCAACACGCTGGCCAGCGGCGTGATCCCGCAAATTTCCGCCATCATGGGCCCGTGCGCAGGCGGAGCGGTGTATTCGCCTGCCATTACAGATTTCATCCTGATGGTGGACAAAACTTCTTATATGTTCGTGACCGGCCCGGACGTGATTAAGACCGTGACGCATGAAGAGGTCACTAAAGACGAGCTTGGCGGCGCGGGAACGCACAATGAAACTTCCGGCGTGGCGCATTTTATGGCGCATGACGATGCCGAATGTCTCTCGATGGTGCGCGAACTGTTCGGGTTTATTCCTTCCAATAATCTCGACGATCCGCCCCGCCGCGAATGCACCGATCCCATTGACCGTGCGGATTCCGAGCTGCAGACCGTGGTCCCGGTTGAATCCAGCCAGCCTTATGACATGAAAGATGTGATCACGCGCGTGGTGGATGACGGTTACTTCTTTGAAGTGCATGAGCACTACGCAAAAAACATCGTCGTGGGATTCGCCCGCCTGAATGGCCGTTCCGTGGGGATCGTAGCCAATCAACCCGCGTTTCTGGCTGGCGTGCTCGATATCAATGCGTCAGTAAAAGGCGCGCGGTTTGTGCGCTTTTGCGATGCCTTTAACATTCCGCTGATCACATTTGAAGATGTCCCCGGATTTCTCCCCGGGACGCAGCAGGAGTACGGCGGCATCATCCGCCACGGCGCAAAGTTGTTGTTTGCCTTTGCTGAAGCCACGGTCCCCAAGATCACCATAATCACGCGCAAAGCTTATGGCGGCGCATATTGCGTCATGTCATCCAAGCACATCCGTACGGACGTGAATTATGCGTGGCCCACGGCGGAAATCGCGGTGATGGGAGCAGAAGGAGCGGTCAACATTGTGTACAAGCGCGAGCTGGAGCGCGCGGCGCTTTCAGCGAAATCAGAGAAAGAAAAAGCTGAAGTCATTGCCAGGGCGCGCAATGAAAAGATTGAAGAATTCCGCGACCGCTTTGCCAGCCCTTACGTTGCCGCCGAACGCGGCTATATTGACGCCGTGATTCGTCCGCAGGAAACGCGTAAAAAGCTGATTGACGCGCTGGAAATGCTCCAGAACAAGCGCGACAAGAATCCGCCGAAGAAGCATGCGAATATTCCGCTGTGA
- a CDS encoding VOC family protein, with translation MATGKKSNPIDPEVRIGHVHLKVANLERAIGFYRDVLGFELMQRMGDQAAFLSAGGYHHHIALNTWESLDGPPPPFGTTGLYHHAIVYPSRAALADALRRLIAAGIGLEGAADHGVSQSLYLRDPDGNGVELYVDRPRETWPRTPDGKLAMYTRHLDLRGLLAELPANEANELPTTRDL, from the coding sequence ATGGCGACGGGAAAGAAAAGCAATCCGATCGATCCTGAAGTGCGCATTGGCCATGTGCACTTGAAAGTCGCTAACCTGGAACGCGCCATAGGATTTTACAGGGACGTGCTTGGGTTTGAGCTGATGCAACGTATGGGCGACCAGGCTGCATTCCTCTCGGCCGGCGGCTATCACCATCACATTGCTCTCAACACGTGGGAGAGCCTCGATGGTCCGCCTCCTCCGTTCGGCACAACCGGCCTTTACCATCACGCCATCGTCTATCCCAGTCGGGCGGCATTGGCAGACGCGCTGCGGCGCTTGATCGCAGCCGGAATCGGCCTTGAAGGCGCTGCCGATCACGGCGTAAGCCAATCGCTTTACCTGCGCGATCCTGACGGGAATGGAGTGGAATTGTACGTTGATCGTCCTAGAGAGACATGGCCACGCACGCCGGATGGCAAGCTGGCCATGTACACGCGACACCTGGATCTGAGAGGGCTGCTGGCGGAATTGCCGGCCAACGAGGCAAACGAGCTTCCAACAACCAGAGACCTTTAA